From Helicoverpa zea isolate HzStark_Cry1AcR chromosome 23, ilHelZeax1.1, whole genome shotgun sequence, one genomic window encodes:
- the LOC124642057 gene encoding macrophage mannose receptor 1-like isoform X1 — protein sequence MYIVFCIMKTLIQCFVLIFCLYSIECAFTCDYKYSLLTKGWFKLNVVPETWHDARLRCSLQGAVLASPTSSAMAAEMRHTMKNFFIQDTEVFTGIHATFSSGSYYTVDGIPLSKIPLVWANNEPDNFGNKERCITFSSNGSAADRYCEEPRPYICFRSGEKEVLTNRCGTVDDTDDGYYYYEVTEKCYKFHRVPGTFDRAHFVCSAENGHLAIINNEDEAEVLRQVFADNPAAWIPGIFWKDVAFIGFHDWGLWGDWRTIHGETLKEAGYDKFSGGEPNNATTGEHCGAIYRSALLDDLWCDKPAPFICEKDPAYPPICQPTADEEIDIDERFNNNVE from the exons ATGTACATAGTTTTTTGCATCATGAAGACTCTTATTCAGTGTTTTGTGTTGATATTCTGCCTATATTCTATAG AATGTGCGTTTACATGCGACTACAAATACAGTCTACTGACGAAAGGATGGTTCAAACTAAACGTAGTACCTGAGACTTGGCATGATGCTCGACTACGCTGCAGTCTTCAAG GTGCTGTGTTAGCTTCTCCAACTTCATCAGCAATGGCAGCTGAAATGAGGCACACCATGAAGAATTTCTTCATCCAAGATACTGAAGTCTTCACTGGAATACATGCTACCTTCTCGTCTGGGAGCTATTATACGGTTGATG GTATACCTCTCAGTAAGATCCCTCTAGTTTGGGCCAATAACGAGCCAGATAACTTTGGAAATAAAGAGAGATGTATAACCTTTAGCAGTAATGGATCTGCAGCTGACAGATATTGTGAGGAACCCAGACCTTACATCTGCTTTCGCTCTGGAGAAAAGGAGGTGCTGACCAATAGGTGTGGCACTGTTGATGATACTGATGATG GATACTACTATTACGAAGTGACCGAAAAATGCTACAAGTTCCACAGAGTACCAGGAACTTTTGATCGTGCTCACTTTGTTTGTTCGGCTGAAAACGGCCATCTTGccattataaataatgaagaTGAAGCGGAAGTTTTGAGACAAGTCTTTGCTGATAATCCTGCTGCATGGATACCTGGAATTTTTTGGAAAGACGTAGCTTTCATCGGTTTCCACGATTGGGGCTTATGGGGCGATTGGAGGACAATACATG GAGAAACGCTAAAAGAGGCTGGTTACGATAAATTCTCTGGTGGTGAACCTAACAATGCAACTACGGGTGAACACTGCGGGGCCATCTATCGTTCAGCGCTTCTGGATGACCTCTGGTGCGATAAACCAGCTCCATTCATCTGTGAGAAGGACCCAGCGTATCCACCTATCTGCCAGCCTACGGCTGATGAAGAAATAGATATTGATGAGCGGTTTAATAACAATGTTGAATAA
- the LOC124641877 gene encoding uncharacterized protein LOC124641877 — protein MNTIITCFLLLFSLNFIECSFRCDYKYSVVAKGWFKHFVVPATWFDARLRCALEGAVLLSPISPELEAEMTQILKNFFTSESEVFTGIHATISNGNYYSMEGIPIIDIQLPWADNEPDNKNNKERCITFNGNGDLADRMCEDTRPYICYRAGSKEAKTNECGTVDSEYRLDKRTKSCYKFHRVPRTFARAHFACSAEGGHLVIINSETEAKVLKELFAKNHAVTMPGVFWKDVAFVGFQDWGERGEWRTIHGETLAEAGYDKFSLGEPLNATTGEFCGSIYRTAMLNDLWCDKPAPFICEKNPDYPAVCHPLTD, from the exons ATGAACACTATAATAACGTGTTTTTTACTATTATTCAGCCTAAACTTTATAG AATGTTCGTTCAGATGTGATTACAAATATAGTGTAGTTGCGAAGGGATGGTTCAAACACTTCGTAGTGCCTGCTACCTGGTTCGATGCTCGACTGCGCTGTGCTCTTGAAG GTGCAGTACTACTTTCTCCAATCTCACCTGAATTGGAAGCTGAAATGACACAAATTTTGAAGAATTTCTTTACATCAGAGTCTGAAGTCTTCACTGGAATCCATGCTACTATCTCAAATGGAAATTATTATTCGATGGAAG GAATTCCAATTATCGACATTCAATTACCCTGGGCTGATAATGAACcggataacaaaaataataaagaaagatgtaTAACTTTTAATGGTAATGGGGATCTAGCTGACCGAATGTGTGAAGACACGAGACCTTATATCTGCTATCGAGCTGGCAGTAAAGAGGCGAAGACCAATGAATGTGGGACTGTTGATAGCG AATACCGCCTCGataaaagaacaaaaagttGCTACAAGTTCCACAGAGTACCCAGAACGTTTGCTCGTGCACACTTCGCTTGTTCAGCCGAAGGCGGCCATCTTGTTATAATTAACAGCGAAACGGAAGCTAAGGTCTTGAAAGAACTCTTTGCAAAGAACCATGCTGTTACAATGCCGGGGGTGTTTTGGAAAGATGTGGCCTTTGTTGGTTTCCAAGATTGGGGTGAACGGGGAGAATGGAGAACTATTCATG gtGAAACGTTAGCAGAGGCTGGTTATGACAAGTTTTCTCTCGGTGAACCACTCAATGCAACTACTGGTGAATTCTGTGGCTCCATCTACCGGACAGCTATGCTCAATGACCTCTGGTGTGACAAACCGGCTCCTTTCATTTGTGAGAAGAATCCTGACTATCCAGCAGTCTGCCATCCTTTGACTGATTAA
- the LOC124642057 gene encoding macrophage mannose receptor 1-like isoform X2: MYIVFCIMKTLIQCFVLIFCLYSIECAFTCDYKYSLLTKGWFKLNVVPETWHDARLRCSLQGAVLASPTSSAMAAEMRHTMKNFFIQDTEVFTGIHATFSSGSYYTVDGIPLSKIPLVWANNEPDNFGNKERCITFSSNGSAADRYCEEPRPYICFRSGEKEVLTNRCGTVDDGYYYYEVTEKCYKFHRVPGTFDRAHFVCSAENGHLAIINNEDEAEVLRQVFADNPAAWIPGIFWKDVAFIGFHDWGLWGDWRTIHGETLKEAGYDKFSGGEPNNATTGEHCGAIYRSALLDDLWCDKPAPFICEKDPAYPPICQPTADEEIDIDERFNNNVE; the protein is encoded by the exons ATGTACATAGTTTTTTGCATCATGAAGACTCTTATTCAGTGTTTTGTGTTGATATTCTGCCTATATTCTATAG AATGTGCGTTTACATGCGACTACAAATACAGTCTACTGACGAAAGGATGGTTCAAACTAAACGTAGTACCTGAGACTTGGCATGATGCTCGACTACGCTGCAGTCTTCAAG GTGCTGTGTTAGCTTCTCCAACTTCATCAGCAATGGCAGCTGAAATGAGGCACACCATGAAGAATTTCTTCATCCAAGATACTGAAGTCTTCACTGGAATACATGCTACCTTCTCGTCTGGGAGCTATTATACGGTTGATG GTATACCTCTCAGTAAGATCCCTCTAGTTTGGGCCAATAACGAGCCAGATAACTTTGGAAATAAAGAGAGATGTATAACCTTTAGCAGTAATGGATCTGCAGCTGACAGATATTGTGAGGAACCCAGACCTTACATCTGCTTTCGCTCTGGAGAAAAGGAGGTGCTGACCAATAGGTGTGGCACTGTTGATGAT GGATACTACTATTACGAAGTGACCGAAAAATGCTACAAGTTCCACAGAGTACCAGGAACTTTTGATCGTGCTCACTTTGTTTGTTCGGCTGAAAACGGCCATCTTGccattataaataatgaagaTGAAGCGGAAGTTTTGAGACAAGTCTTTGCTGATAATCCTGCTGCATGGATACCTGGAATTTTTTGGAAAGACGTAGCTTTCATCGGTTTCCACGATTGGGGCTTATGGGGCGATTGGAGGACAATACATG GAGAAACGCTAAAAGAGGCTGGTTACGATAAATTCTCTGGTGGTGAACCTAACAATGCAACTACGGGTGAACACTGCGGGGCCATCTATCGTTCAGCGCTTCTGGATGACCTCTGGTGCGATAAACCAGCTCCATTCATCTGTGAGAAGGACCCAGCGTATCCACCTATCTGCCAGCCTACGGCTGATGAAGAAATAGATATTGATGAGCGGTTTAATAACAATGTTGAATAA